The Streptomyces sp. NBC_01775 genome includes a region encoding these proteins:
- a CDS encoding ubiquitin-like protein Pup — translation MATKDTGGGQQKSTRQTEETEEETQDAQVSEDLKERQEALSDDVDSVLDEIDDVLEENAEDFVRSFVQKGGQ, via the coding sequence ATGGCGACCAAGGACACCGGCGGCGGACAGCAGAAGTCGACGCGCCAGACCGAGGAGACCGAGGAGGAGACCCAGGACGCGCAGGTCTCCGAAGATCTCAAGGAGCGCCAGGAAGCGCTCTCCGATGACGTGGACTCTGTGCTGGACGAAATCGATGACGTACTCGAGGAAAACGCCGAGGATTTCGTGCGGAGCTTCGTGCAAAAAGGCGGACAATAG
- a CDS encoding endonuclease VII domain-containing protein, producing MTEADRQALFDEQFGICPICLKPGPEHVDHDHETGRVRGVLCFSCNAALGQFKDRPDVIRRAAGYVEGNVWKPKLVAPGVYLLPS from the coding sequence ATGACCGAAGCCGATCGACAAGCCCTGTTCGACGAGCAGTTCGGGATCTGCCCGATCTGCCTCAAGCCGGGCCCCGAGCATGTGGACCACGATCACGAGACGGGTAGGGTCCGAGGCGTACTGTGCTTCAGCTGCAACGCCGCGCTGGGGCAGTTCAAGGATCGGCCGGATGTCATCAGGCGTGCGGCCGGCTACGTGGAAGGAAACGTGTGGAAGCCGAAACTCGTAGCACCGGGCGTCTACCTGCTGCCTTCCTGA
- the prcB gene encoding proteasome subunit beta — translation MEAETRSTGRLPAAFLTPGSSSFMDFLSDHAPEQLPGNRPLPPVQGAIQAPHGTTIVAVAFPGGVVLAGDRRATMGNVIAQRDIEKVFPADEHSAVGIAGTAGLAVEMVKLFQLELEHFEKVEGSTLSLEGKANRLSTMIRSNLGMALQGLAVVPVFAGYDVDRQKGRIFSYDVTGGRSEEVGFAGVGSGSVFARGSLKKLYREDLTERQAATVVLQALYDAADDDSATGGPDMTRRIYPVIAVITEDGYRRLSEEEVAQLAQAVHEGRLELPNGPQAPVS, via the coding sequence GTGGAAGCCGAAACTCGTAGCACCGGGCGTCTACCTGCTGCCTTCCTGACGCCAGGGTCGTCGTCCTTCATGGATTTCCTGTCCGACCACGCTCCGGAGCAGCTGCCGGGCAACCGGCCGTTGCCCCCCGTGCAGGGTGCCATCCAGGCGCCGCACGGGACGACGATCGTCGCCGTGGCCTTCCCCGGAGGCGTGGTGCTGGCCGGGGACCGGCGGGCGACGATGGGCAACGTCATCGCGCAGCGCGACATCGAGAAGGTTTTCCCCGCCGATGAGCACTCCGCCGTGGGGATCGCGGGTACCGCGGGCCTGGCGGTGGAGATGGTGAAGCTGTTCCAGCTGGAGCTGGAGCACTTCGAGAAGGTCGAGGGCTCCACGCTCTCTCTGGAGGGCAAGGCCAACCGCCTCTCGACGATGATCCGCAGCAACCTCGGAATGGCCCTTCAGGGGCTCGCGGTCGTCCCGGTCTTTGCGGGGTACGACGTGGACCGTCAGAAGGGGCGCATCTTCTCGTACGACGTCACCGGTGGCCGCTCGGAGGAGGTCGGTTTCGCCGGCGTCGGCTCGGGTTCCGTCTTCGCGCGCGGTTCGCTCAAGAAGCTCTACCGCGAGGATCTGACGGAGCGCCAGGCGGCCACGGTTGTTCTCCAGGCGCTCTATGACGCGGCGGACGACGACTCGGCCACCGGCGGCCCGGACATGACCCGCCGCATCTACCCGGTTATCGCGGTGATCACCGAGGACGGCTATCGCAGGCTGTCCGAGGAGGAGGTCGCGCAGCTGGCTCAGGCGGTGCACGAGGGTCGTCTGGAATTGCCCAACGGGCCGCAGGCCCCGGTCTCCTAG
- the prcA gene encoding proteasome subunit alpha, producing MSTPFYVSPQQAMADRAEYARKGIARGRSVVVLQYADGIVFVAENPSRALHKVSEIYDRIAFAAVGKYNEFENLRIGGVRYADLRGYTYDREDVTARGLANVYAQTLGTIFSANAEKPYEVELIVAEVGPAAEDDQIYRLPHDGSIVDEHGSVAVGGNSDQIGTYMDQRHREGMSLTEALKLGVEALSRDSNGSERSLTAEQLEVAVLDRGRPQKRKFRRVSGSQVADLLGETSGSAPASDAEAESSEESGSEGESEG from the coding sequence GTGTCGACGCCGTTCTATGTGTCACCCCAGCAGGCAATGGCCGACCGCGCCGAGTACGCCCGCAAGGGCATCGCGCGCGGGCGCAGCGTGGTCGTGTTGCAGTACGCGGACGGCATCGTGTTCGTCGCCGAGAATCCCTCTCGCGCGCTGCACAAGGTCAGTGAGATCTATGACCGGATCGCTTTCGCTGCGGTCGGCAAGTACAACGAGTTCGAGAACCTCCGTATCGGCGGTGTGCGTTACGCCGATCTGCGGGGCTATACCTATGACCGCGAGGATGTCACCGCGCGCGGTCTTGCCAATGTCTATGCGCAGACGTTGGGGACCATCTTCTCCGCGAACGCGGAGAAGCCTTACGAGGTCGAGTTGATTGTCGCCGAGGTGGGTCCTGCCGCTGAGGACGACCAGATTTATCGTTTGCCGCACGATGGTTCGATCGTCGATGAGCATGGGTCGGTGGCGGTCGGTGGTAATTCCGATCAGATCGGCACTTACATGGATCAGCGGCATCGGGAGGGTATGTCCCTCACGGAGGCGCTGAAGTTGGGTGTCGAGGCGCTGAGCCGGGACAGCAACGGCAGTGAGCGGTCGCTGACTGCGGAGCAGTTGGAGGTGGCTGTGCTGGATCGTGGCCGCCCGCAGAAGAGGAAGTTCAGGCGCGTTTCCGGCTCTCAGGTCGCCGACCTGCTGGGTGAGACTTCTGGGTCGGCCCCGGCCTCGGATGCTGAGGCTGAGTCCTCGGAGGAGTCCGGCTCGGAGGGTGAGAGCGAGGGCTGA
- a CDS encoding LacI family DNA-binding transcriptional regulator, whose amino-acid sequence MRDQNADTNTDTGADTGAGTDTDTDTGAGTDTGADTGAGTDTGAGTGATGKPERARPTGHDVASAAGVSQATVSLVLGGKWQGRVSARTAETVRTAARELGYRPNLAARNLRLGRTRTALLVIPALAGDFFAAVYQGAVEVASAHDFGLLLYPSPEGISAAPDPFTSARSALDGVIASSMAPGALKVLRGDGLPLVVLDSDDSASDATVNYDIEDGMRQVTAHLLALGHRHIAHIAAAVDSWTFAVRARALHQTLTEGGGTLVRTEPAALSVSAGLQAATHVLTGDHTRAGPPPTALVCDDDLLAAGALKAARRLGLRVPHDISVTGFDDLPLATAVEPELTTVRLPATDAGAAAMNALLTTLSGRRGTTTRLPVHLKPRTSTGPCPSPSPSPSRP is encoded by the coding sequence GTGCGGGATCAGAACGCGGACACAAACACAGACACGGGCGCAGACACGGGTGCGGGCACGGACACGGACACGGACACGGGTGCGGGTACGGACACGGGTGCGGACACGGGTGCGGGTACGGACACGGGTGCGGGCACGGGCGCCACAGGCAAGCCGGAGCGCGCCCGACCGACAGGACACGACGTCGCCAGCGCCGCAGGCGTCTCCCAGGCCACGGTCTCCCTGGTACTGGGCGGAAAATGGCAGGGCCGGGTCTCGGCCCGAACAGCGGAAACCGTCCGCACGGCCGCCCGCGAACTGGGCTACCGCCCCAATCTCGCCGCCCGCAACCTGCGCCTCGGCCGCACCCGCACAGCCCTGCTCGTCATCCCCGCACTCGCCGGCGACTTCTTCGCCGCCGTATACCAAGGCGCCGTCGAGGTCGCCTCCGCACACGACTTCGGCCTGCTGCTCTACCCCTCCCCCGAAGGCATATCCGCGGCCCCCGACCCCTTCACCTCCGCCCGCTCAGCCCTCGACGGCGTGATCGCCTCCTCAATGGCACCAGGGGCCCTGAAGGTGCTGCGCGGGGACGGACTCCCACTGGTGGTGCTCGACAGCGACGACTCCGCCTCGGACGCGACCGTCAACTACGACATCGAAGACGGCATGCGACAGGTGACGGCCCATCTACTGGCACTCGGACACCGGCACATCGCCCACATCGCGGCGGCCGTCGACTCCTGGACCTTCGCCGTACGAGCCCGCGCCCTGCACCAGACGCTCACCGAAGGCGGGGGAACACTCGTACGCACCGAACCGGCCGCACTGAGCGTCTCAGCCGGACTCCAGGCCGCAACCCACGTCCTCACCGGCGACCACACACGAGCCGGCCCGCCACCCACAGCACTGGTGTGCGACGACGACCTGCTGGCCGCCGGCGCACTCAAAGCCGCACGGCGACTCGGCCTGCGCGTACCACACGACATCTCGGTCACCGGCTTCGACGATCTGCCCCTGGCAACCGCCGTGGAGCCCGAACTGACAACCGTCCGACTACCCGCCACCGACGCGGGCGCCGCCGCCATGAACGCCCTGCTCACCACACTGAGCGGCCGACGCGGGACGACAACACGCCTTCCCGTACACCTGAAGCCACGTACCTCAACAGGCCCCTGCCCCTCCCCCTCCCCCTCCCCCTCCCGCCCCTGA
- a CDS encoding MFS transporter translates to MATGYAELLRARHAMRLLAGTLVGRLPNATGPIAIALFIRAEGGGMALAGVLSAVYGLATAVGQPMLGRLVDLFGQPRVMLPASVASALGAATLALAGIGSLPLAYACVLAFGLFTPPLEGGLRALWPSVLKREERVHAAYALDAVAQEVMFAAGPLLVTLLVARWDETAALLVVNALGVLGALSVVVSPPSRAWRSSPRKAHWLGALRSGGLKVLLAAFFFVGLTLGTFALAAVSYAQDHGDKLIATYLLAAQGAGALIGGVVYGARGWPGAYEGRLRALVGLFAVGNLPLALVPGVPVMVVLGGLSGLFLAPALACAFVVVDRHAPSGTVTEAFSWLVTTFGVGAAAGTAGVGSVIEWGGTGAGFGLAGAGGVAAVVVMLLTARLLSPPRTAEPDGPHAGPGEAARVAAPAPAAGPEGASTPLAGAETDRNRAVEPGFRSGHQA, encoded by the coding sequence ATGGCGACGGGTTATGCCGAACTGCTGCGTGCCCGGCACGCGATGCGGCTGCTCGCCGGCACGCTGGTCGGCCGGCTGCCGAACGCGACGGGGCCGATCGCCATCGCGCTGTTCATCCGCGCGGAAGGCGGCGGTATGGCCCTGGCGGGTGTGCTGTCGGCGGTCTACGGGCTCGCCACGGCGGTGGGCCAGCCGATGCTGGGCCGGCTCGTGGACCTGTTCGGGCAGCCCCGGGTGATGCTGCCCGCCTCCGTGGCCTCCGCGCTGGGGGCGGCCACTCTCGCGCTCGCCGGCATCGGTTCGCTGCCCCTCGCCTACGCCTGTGTGCTGGCCTTCGGGCTGTTCACCCCGCCGCTGGAGGGCGGGCTGCGGGCGCTGTGGCCCAGCGTGCTCAAGCGGGAGGAGCGCGTGCACGCGGCGTACGCGCTGGATGCCGTGGCCCAGGAAGTGATGTTCGCGGCCGGGCCCTTGCTGGTGACGCTTTTGGTGGCCCGGTGGGACGAGACGGCGGCGCTGCTGGTGGTCAACGCGCTCGGTGTGCTGGGCGCGCTGTCCGTGGTCGTCTCGCCGCCCTCCCGGGCCTGGCGCTCCTCGCCCCGTAAGGCCCACTGGCTGGGCGCTCTGCGCTCGGGCGGGCTGAAGGTGCTGCTCGCGGCGTTCTTCTTCGTCGGGCTGACCCTGGGCACCTTCGCGCTGGCGGCCGTCTCCTATGCGCAGGACCACGGGGACAAGCTGATCGCCACCTATCTCCTGGCCGCGCAGGGTGCGGGCGCGCTGATCGGCGGGGTGGTCTACGGGGCGCGGGGGTGGCCGGGGGCGTACGAGGGGCGGCTGAGGGCGTTGGTGGGGCTGTTCGCGGTGGGGAACCTGCCGCTGGCTCTGGTGCCGGGGGTGCCGGTGATGGTGGTGCTGGGCGGGCTGTCCGGGTTGTTCCTCGCGCCCGCGCTCGCCTGTGCGTTCGTCGTGGTCGACCGGCACGCGCCGTCGGGCACTGTGACGGAGGCGTTCTCCTGGCTGGTCACCACTTTCGGTGTCGGCGCCGCCGCCGGAACGGCCGGGGTGGGCTCGGTCATCGAGTGGGGCGGCACGGGTGCGGGCTTCGGGCTCGCGGGCGCGGGCGGGGTGGCCGCGGTCGTCGTCATGCTCCTCACCGCCCGCCTCCTGTCGCCGCCCCGCACCGCCGAGCCGGACGGCCCGCACGCCGGGCCCGGGGAGGCCGCGCGCGTGGCGGCGCCGGCTCCCGCCGCAGGTCCCGAAGGTGCGTCAACCCCGTTGGCCGGTGCCGAAACTGATCGCAACCGTGCAGTCGAACCCGGTTTCAGATCAGGCCATCAGGCGTAA
- the pafA gene encoding Pup--protein ligase: MDRRIFGLENEYGVTCTFRGQRRLSPDEVARYLFRRVVSWGRSSNVFLRNGARLYLDVGSHPEYATPECDSVTELVTHDKSGERILEGLLVDAERRLHEEGIAGDVYLFKNNTDSAGNSYGCHENYLVARHGEFSRLADVLIPFLVTRQLVCGAGKVLQTPRGAVYCVSQRAEHIWEGVSSATTRSRPIINTRDEPHADAERYRRLHVIVGDSNMSETTMLLKVGATDLVLRMIEAGTVMRDLTLENPIRAIREVSHDITGQRKVRLASGREASALEVQQEYFDKALDFCDRRGIRTGRVEQVLELWGRALDAIRAQELDKINTEIDWVMKYQLIEKYRNKNNITMSHPRIAQIDLAYHDIHRRRGLYYLLERNGKAARICNDLKIFEGKSVPPQTTRARLRGDFIRRAQEQRRDFTVDWVHLKLNDQAQRTVLCKDPFRSVDERVEKLIAGM, encoded by the coding sequence ATGGACCGCCGAATCTTCGGGCTGGAGAACGAGTACGGCGTCACATGTACGTTCCGGGGGCAGCGGCGGCTGTCCCCCGACGAGGTGGCGCGGTACCTCTTCCGCCGAGTTGTGTCATGGGGCCGCAGCAGCAACGTGTTTCTGCGGAACGGCGCGCGCCTGTACCTGGACGTGGGCTCGCACCCGGAGTACGCGACTCCTGAGTGCGACAGCGTGACCGAGCTGGTCACCCACGACAAGTCGGGCGAGCGCATTCTGGAGGGCCTTCTCGTCGATGCCGAACGCCGCCTGCATGAGGAGGGCATCGCGGGCGACGTCTATCTCTTCAAGAACAACACCGACTCGGCGGGCAACTCCTACGGCTGTCACGAGAATTATCTCGTCGCCCGCCACGGGGAGTTCTCACGCCTGGCGGATGTACTCATCCCGTTCCTCGTCACCCGTCAGCTGGTCTGCGGCGCGGGCAAGGTGCTCCAGACGCCGCGCGGTGCCGTCTACTGCGTGAGCCAGCGTGCCGAGCACATCTGGGAGGGCGTCAGCTCCGCGACGACCCGCTCCCGGCCGATCATCAACACTCGCGACGAGCCGCACGCGGACGCCGAGCGCTACCGCAGGCTTCACGTCATCGTGGGCGATTCGAACATGTCCGAGACGACCATGCTGCTGAAGGTCGGCGCCACCGATCTGGTGCTGCGCATGATCGAGGCAGGCACCGTGATGCGGGACCTGACGCTGGAGAATCCCATCCGGGCCATCCGTGAGGTCAGCCACGACATCACCGGTCAGCGCAAGGTGCGGCTGGCCAGCGGCCGGGAGGCCTCCGCGCTGGAGGTGCAGCAGGAGTACTTCGACAAGGCGCTGGACTTCTGCGACCGGCGCGGTATCCGTACCGGCCGGGTCGAGCAGGTGCTGGAGCTGTGGGGCAGGGCGCTGGACGCCATCCGCGCCCAGGAGCTGGACAAGATCAACACCGAGATCGACTGGGTGATGAAGTATCAGCTCATCGAGAAGTACCGGAACAAGAACAACATCACGATGTCCCACCCGCGGATCGCGCAGATAGATCTCGCGTATCACGACATCCACCGGCGCAGGGGGCTCTACTACCTGCTGGAGCGCAACGGCAAGGCGGCCCGGATCTGCAACGATCTCAAGATTTTCGAGGGCAAGTCCGTGCCCCCGCAGACGACCCGCGCCCGGCTGCGGGGTGACTTCATCCGCAGGGCCCAGGAGCAGCGCAGGGACTTCACGGTCGACTGGGTGCATCTCAAGCTCAACGATCAGGCCCAGCGCACGGTGCTGTGCAAGGACCCCTTCCGCTCGGTCGACGAGCGGGTGGAGAAGCTGATCGCCGGTATGTGA
- a CDS encoding FKBP-type peptidyl-prolyl cis-trans isomerase, with protein sequence MRRTAAVLAVPLLIVSAAACGSEDGASDSKGGLPGVSGSLGQKPKIEKGKGDPPKKLDVKVLKEGNGQKVKKGDALNAHYLGQLWNGKEFDSSWKRKQPATFQIGSGKVIKGWDEALVGKKLGSRVEIVAPPNKAYGKQGQPPTIPANSTLVFVVDLKKIMPSQIDGKPVDKPQNPDLPKVSTKVTKDKAPSIEMPKGKDEGPDKLVSETVVQGDGKKVGDKSTVLTNFTAKMWKDGKQLDNTWAQGGPQEIPVSQIPGWKDGLKGAKAGSRVVFSVPKETFPKQQRKQFKSGVVFSVDVLSVS encoded by the coding sequence GTGCGCCGCACAGCCGCCGTACTGGCTGTGCCCCTGCTGATCGTCTCGGCGGCGGCCTGCGGAAGCGAGGACGGTGCATCCGATTCCAAGGGCGGCCTCCCCGGCGTCTCCGGGTCGCTGGGACAGAAGCCCAAGATCGAGAAGGGCAAGGGCGATCCGCCCAAGAAGCTCGATGTGAAGGTCCTCAAGGAGGGCAACGGGCAGAAGGTCAAGAAGGGCGACGCGCTCAACGCGCATTACCTGGGCCAGCTGTGGAACGGCAAGGAGTTCGACAGCAGTTGGAAGCGTAAGCAGCCCGCCACCTTCCAGATCGGCAGCGGCAAGGTCATCAAGGGCTGGGACGAGGCGCTGGTCGGCAAGAAGCTCGGCAGCCGCGTCGAGATCGTCGCCCCGCCGAACAAGGCCTACGGCAAGCAGGGCCAGCCGCCGACGATTCCGGCCAACTCCACCCTGGTCTTCGTCGTCGACCTGAAGAAGATCATGCCGAGCCAGATCGACGGCAAGCCCGTCGACAAGCCGCAGAACCCCGACCTTCCGAAGGTCAGCACCAAGGTGACCAAGGACAAGGCGCCGTCCATCGAGATGCCCAAGGGCAAGGACGAGGGCCCGGACAAGCTGGTCAGCGAGACCGTGGTCCAGGGCGACGGCAAGAAGGTCGGCGACAAGAGCACCGTCCTGACCAACTTCACGGCCAAGATGTGGAAGGACGGCAAGCAGCTCGACAACACCTGGGCGCAGGGCGGGCCGCAGGAGATTCCCGTCTCGCAGATCCCGGGCTGGAAGGACGGGCTCAAGGGCGCGAAGGCGGGCAGCCGCGTGGTCTTCTCGGTGCCGAAGGAGACCTTCCCCAAGCAGCAGCGAAAGCAGTTCAAGTCGGGTGTGGTCTTCTCGGTGGACGTCCTTTCCGTCAGCTGA
- a CDS encoding FKBP-type peptidyl-prolyl cis-trans isomerase translates to MSIDKPEVDFPEGEAPADLEIQDLWVGDGPEAKAGDNVSVHYVGVSFSTGEEFDASWNRGKPLQFQLGAGQVIEGWDKGVQGMKVGGRRRLTVPAHLAYGERGAGGGRIKPNETLIFVCDLISV, encoded by the coding sequence GTGAGCATCGACAAGCCCGAGGTCGACTTCCCCGAGGGTGAGGCGCCGGCCGACCTTGAGATCCAGGACCTGTGGGTGGGCGACGGCCCCGAGGCGAAGGCCGGGGACAACGTCTCCGTGCACTACGTGGGTGTCTCCTTCTCCACCGGTGAGGAATTCGACGCCAGCTGGAACCGGGGCAAGCCGCTCCAGTTCCAGCTCGGGGCCGGTCAGGTCATCGAGGGCTGGGACAAGGGCGTGCAGGGCATGAAGGTCGGCGGCCGTCGTCGGCTGACCGTCCCGGCGCACCTCGCCTACGGCGAGCGCGGTGCCGGCGGCGGGCGGATCAAGCCGAACGAGACGCTGATCTTCGTCTGCGACCTCATCTCGGTCTGA
- a CDS encoding helix-turn-helix transcriptional regulator: MAIAKAERLMNLALCLLGARRPLTKRELRESIEAYVETFGAGESHAASEDSFNRMFERDKDDLRELGLVIETVDNLDGETGYVARRDSNTLPPITLDAAEATALGLAARVWQQARLAAAASGALQKLHAAGGMPGAVPEQAGERPQSTLEPHIPAREAAFEPLMLACRDRRPVVFDYRKSNAARPERRQVEPWTLECWRGHWYLAGYDRERQAERVFRLSRITGPVRSRAAAFTASVPDQVTVRETVERWAGESATASARIRLRSGSGYPLRARALTSRELAEGWDELEIPYGHGLDAWLAEFGPDVVVLEPAELRADVVDRLRAVAKG, encoded by the coding sequence ATGGCGATTGCCAAGGCCGAGCGGCTGATGAATCTGGCGCTGTGCCTGCTGGGGGCCCGGCGCCCGCTCACCAAGCGTGAGCTGCGGGAGTCCATCGAGGCGTACGTCGAGACGTTCGGAGCGGGCGAGAGCCACGCGGCGAGCGAGGATTCCTTCAACCGCATGTTCGAGCGGGACAAGGATGATCTGCGCGAGCTGGGCCTGGTGATCGAAACCGTCGACAACCTCGACGGCGAGACGGGCTATGTGGCCCGTCGCGACAGCAACACCCTCCCGCCCATCACGCTGGACGCCGCCGAGGCCACGGCGCTCGGCCTCGCGGCGCGCGTGTGGCAGCAGGCCCGCCTCGCCGCAGCCGCCAGCGGAGCCCTTCAAAAGCTGCACGCGGCCGGCGGTATGCCGGGGGCCGTCCCCGAGCAGGCCGGTGAGCGCCCGCAGAGCACGCTGGAGCCGCACATCCCCGCCCGGGAGGCCGCGTTCGAGCCTTTGATGCTCGCCTGCCGCGACCGGCGCCCCGTCGTCTTCGACTACCGCAAGTCCAACGCGGCCCGCCCCGAGCGGCGCCAGGTCGAGCCCTGGACGCTGGAGTGCTGGCGCGGCCACTGGTATCTGGCCGGCTACGACCGGGAGCGGCAGGCCGAGCGGGTCTTCCGGCTCTCCCGGATCACCGGTCCTGTGCGCTCCCGCGCCGCGGCCTTCACCGCGTCCGTGCCCGACCAGGTCACCGTGCGCGAGACGGTCGAGCGCTGGGCGGGGGAGAGCGCCACCGCCAGCGCCCGCATCCGGCTGCGCTCCGGCTCCGGCTACCCGCTGCGCGCCCGGGCCCTGACGTCGCGGGAACTGGCCGAGGGCTGGGACGAGTTGGAGATCCCGTACGGGCACGGGCTGGACGCCTGGCTGGCGGAGTTCGGCCCGGACGTGGTCGTGCTGGAGCCCGCCGAGCTGCGGGCCGATGTGGTCGACCGGCTGCGCGCCGTGGCCAAGGGCTGA
- a CDS encoding helix-turn-helix transcriptional regulator — protein MAVNAIDQTRRMLSLVTYLRDRPGARVEEVARAFGISEDELISDLNVLPMCGTSFRGGDLLEIDTDGERIWWRNAEALGSDTAQPLRLAADEATALLVAARAVATLPGLRGSDRDALQRATAKLETAAGESAGASSRLSVTFESEGGVFADVDRAIAERRRLWLRYYSPARDELTEREVDPIRLFAVGHTYVEAWCRLSEARRTFRLDRVAEIKLLDERSDPPPIEPRDLSAGLVQPSEEDPEVVIEVGPGGRWVAEYYPYDSAEELPDGGLRITLRTPDPASLRRLGLRLGRDGRITAPAELADSARDAARRALAAYGE, from the coding sequence ATGGCTGTCAACGCCATCGATCAGACCCGCAGGATGCTCTCGCTGGTCACCTATCTGAGGGACCGTCCCGGTGCCCGCGTCGAGGAGGTCGCCCGTGCCTTCGGGATCTCCGAGGACGAGCTGATCTCCGATCTGAACGTGCTGCCCATGTGCGGCACCAGCTTCCGGGGCGGCGACCTGCTGGAGATCGACACCGACGGTGAGCGCATCTGGTGGCGGAACGCCGAGGCGCTCGGCAGCGACACGGCCCAGCCGCTGCGGCTGGCCGCCGACGAGGCCACCGCGCTGCTGGTGGCGGCGCGGGCCGTGGCCACGCTCCCCGGGCTGCGCGGCAGCGACCGGGACGCACTTCAGCGGGCCACCGCCAAGCTGGAGACGGCGGCGGGGGAGAGCGCGGGGGCCAGCTCCCGGCTCTCGGTCACCTTCGAGTCCGAGGGCGGCGTCTTCGCCGACGTCGACCGGGCCATCGCCGAGCGCCGCAGGCTGTGGCTGCGCTACTACTCCCCGGCCAGGGACGAGCTGACCGAGCGCGAGGTCGACCCGATCCGGCTGTTCGCCGTCGGCCACACCTACGTCGAGGCGTGGTGCCGCCTCTCGGAGGCGCGGCGCACCTTCCGTCTGGACCGGGTCGCCGAGATCAAGCTGCTGGACGAGCGCTCCGACCCGCCGCCCATCGAGCCCCGGGACCTGAGCGCCGGGCTGGTGCAGCCCTCGGAAGAGGATCCAGAGGTCGTCATCGAGGTCGGTCCCGGCGGGCGCTGGGTCGCCGAGTACTACCCGTACGACAGTGCCGAGGAGCTGCCCGACGGCGGGCTGCGGATCACGCTGCGCACGCCCGACCCGGCCTCCTTGCGCCGTCTGGGGCTGCGGCTGGGCAGGGACGGCCGGATCACCGCGCCGGCGGAGCTGGCCGACAGCGCAAGGGACGCGGCGCGCAGGGCACTGGCCGCCTACGGCGAATGA
- the tatA gene encoding Sec-independent protein translocase subunit TatA, which yields MIAGLKPMEIVLILLVILLLFGAKKLPDMARSLGKSARILKSEAKQMKKEGSAEGEAEAGKSADAQQAAPKTIQAAPGDVATSRPVTEQNQQKQG from the coding sequence ATGATTGCAGGTTTGAAGCCCATGGAGATCGTTCTGATTCTCCTTGTCATCCTGCTGCTGTTCGGCGCCAAGAAGCTCCCGGACATGGCCCGTTCGCTCGGCAAGTCGGCGCGCATCCTCAAGAGCGAGGCCAAGCAGATGAAGAAGGAGGGCTCCGCCGAGGGCGAGGCCGAGGCGGGCAAGTCCGCCGACGCCCAGCAGGCGGCTCCCAAGACCATCCAGGCCGCTCCCGGTGATGTCGCGACCTCGCGTCCCGTCACCGAGCAGAACCAGCAGAAGCAGGGCTGA
- the tatC gene encoding twin-arginine translocase subunit TatC, whose amino-acid sequence MLKSARKQGKREQDPEGRMPLAEHLRELRNRLMKSVLAILVVTIVAMFYYKQIAEFLMGPVQDSVGCPDGFGESKDGQTCAEITISGLIAPFTLMLKVALTAGVVAASPIWLYQLWGFLAPGLHQHEKKYARSFVGVGAPLFLAGACLAYVILPTAAKALLDFSPEGAGNLIPLDDFLDIVTRLVIVFGLAFELPLLLVLLNVGGVLTGKRLLGWWRAMVLGITVFAAVATPTGDPLTMCALAAPIVILYFGAVGVCLFNDRRRRRTDPYADLDDDEASSLDHTPEAVGATDAVPGPRPVSDDDEPGGPRRLNGYDDAT is encoded by the coding sequence TTGCTCAAGTCCGCCCGCAAGCAGGGTAAACGGGAGCAGGACCCCGAGGGCCGGATGCCCCTCGCGGAGCACCTGCGGGAGTTGCGCAACCGCCTGATGAAGTCGGTCCTGGCGATCCTCGTCGTCACGATCGTGGCGATGTTCTACTACAAGCAGATCGCCGAGTTCCTGATGGGACCCGTCCAGGATTCGGTGGGCTGTCCCGACGGCTTCGGTGAGTCCAAGGACGGCCAGACCTGCGCCGAGATCACCATCAGCGGCCTGATCGCGCCCTTCACGCTCATGCTGAAGGTGGCCCTCACCGCCGGTGTGGTCGCCGCCTCCCCGATCTGGCTCTACCAGCTGTGGGGCTTCCTCGCGCCGGGCCTGCACCAGCACGAGAAGAAGTACGCGCGCTCCTTCGTCGGCGTCGGGGCGCCGCTGTTCCTCGCGGGCGCCTGCCTCGCCTACGTGATCCTGCCGACCGCCGCCAAGGCGCTGCTGGACTTCAGCCCCGAGGGCGCGGGCAACCTGATCCCGCTCGACGACTTCCTCGACATCGTCACCCGCCTCGTCATCGTCTTCGGCCTGGCCTTCGAGCTGCCGCTGCTGCTCGTGCTGCTCAATGTCGGCGGCGTGCTGACCGGCAAGCGGCTGCTGGGCTGGTGGCGGGCCATGGTGCTGGGCATCACGGTCTTCGCGGCCGTCGCGACCCCGACCGGTGACCCGCTGACGATGTGCGCGCTGGCAGCGCCGATCGTCATTCTGTACTTCGGCGCCGTGGGGGTCTGTCTCTTCAACGACCGTCGCCGCCGCCGTACCGACCCGTACGCGGATCTCGACGACGACGAAGCCTCCTCGCTCGACCACACCCCCGAGGCCGTCGGCGCCACCGACGCCGTGCCCGGGCCGCGTCCGGTCTCCGACGACGACGAGCCCGGCGGGCCCCGCAGGCTGAACGGCTACGACGACGCCACCTGA